A region from the Beduinella massiliensis genome encodes:
- a CDS encoding protein arginine kinase: MRDQLLDDVVLSSRVRLARNYRDIPFPSMMNDVWAAETIRRTCDAASTFPDASSYAFVRLSDLSPIQRQEMVEQHVISRDLLRSADLAAVLLGKDNKVSIMVNEEDHIRLQVLLPGTDVEQAAKIAREVDDGLETQVTYAFDDQLGYLTACPTNTGSGMRASQMLHLPALTILRQMGAVGQAVDKLGLTIRGLYGEGSEAFGNLYQVSNQVTLGRTEEELVQAIREVGSQLADMERKARRTLLEKDRLTLEDRLMRSVGVLMYARRIGDKEFMQRWSDVRLASSLNLVDMDGSTLDSLLYRAQSAGIARRAGKELTAPERDQLRAEYVRAALCGKH, from the coding sequence ATGCGTGATCAGCTTTTAGACGACGTGGTGCTTTCCAGCCGCGTGCGTCTTGCCCGCAATTATCGGGATATCCCCTTTCCGTCGATGATGAACGACGTATGGGCGGCGGAGACGATCCGCCGCACCTGCGACGCGGCGTCGACGTTTCCGGACGCATCGAGCTATGCTTTCGTACGGCTTTCCGACCTGTCGCCCATCCAGCGTCAGGAAATGGTGGAGCAGCACGTCATCAGCCGTGATTTGCTGCGCAGCGCGGATTTAGCCGCCGTTCTTTTGGGCAAAGATAATAAGGTCAGCATCATGGTCAACGAGGAGGATCACATTCGGCTGCAGGTGCTCTTGCCGGGGACGGACGTGGAGCAGGCGGCAAAGATTGCACGCGAGGTCGATGATGGGCTGGAAACCCAGGTGACATATGCCTTTGACGACCAGCTCGGCTACCTGACCGCGTGCCCGACGAACACGGGATCCGGCATGCGCGCCTCGCAGATGCTGCATCTGCCCGCGCTGACGATTCTGCGCCAGATGGGCGCTGTCGGGCAGGCGGTCGACAAGCTGGGGCTCACAATCCGTGGGCTTTACGGCGAGGGCAGCGAGGCTTTCGGAAACCTCTATCAGGTCTCCAATCAGGTGACGCTGGGGCGCACGGAGGAGGAGCTTGTGCAGGCCATCCGGGAGGTCGGCAGCCAACTGGCGGACATGGAGCGCAAGGCGCGCAGGACGCTGCTGGAGAAGGATCGTCTGACGCTGGAAGACCGGTTGATGCGCTCGGTCGGCGTGCTGATGTACGCGCGGCGTATCGGGGACAAGGAATTCATGCAGCGTTGGTCGGACGTAAGGCTGGCGAGCAGCCTGAACCTCGTTGACATGGACGGCTCAACGCTCGATTCGCTGCTTTACAGGGCTCAGAGCGCGGGCATCGCCCGAAGGGCCGGAAAAGAATTGACCGCGCCCGAACGGGATCAGCTTCGCGCAGAGTATGTACGCGCGGCGCTTTGCGGAAAACATTGA
- a CDS encoding UvrB/UvrC motif-containing protein, with product MLCEECGKNPATIHYTQVQNGVATQMHLCAACMAKHQKGLDTMSSLISSLLSGVSGQKERPEQEKLRCPTCGMEYERFRETGLLGCADCYKAFAAQLAPMLGRIHGRTQHVGHVPPARSAHISAQRELEKLRREMDEAVAKEEFELAAQLRDRIRAMTVTEEEQAEAAKGGCEHA from the coding sequence ATGCTTTGTGAGGAATGCGGGAAGAATCCCGCGACGATTCATTATACACAGGTTCAAAACGGCGTCGCGACGCAGATGCACTTATGTGCGGCCTGTATGGCGAAACACCAGAAGGGACTGGACACGATGTCCAGTCTGATTTCCAGCCTTCTTTCAGGCGTTTCCGGCCAGAAGGAAAGGCCGGAGCAGGAGAAGCTTCGCTGTCCCACCTGCGGAATGGAGTACGAGCGCTTTCGGGAGACGGGGCTGCTCGGCTGCGCGGACTGCTACAAGGCGTTTGCGGCGCAGCTGGCCCCGATGCTGGGGCGCATCCATGGGCGCACGCAGCACGTGGGTCACGTGCCGCCTGCCCGCAGCGCGCACATCAGCGCGCAGCGGGAGCTGGAAAAGCTGCGCAGGGAAATGGACGAGGCGGTCGCGAAGGAGGAATTCGAGCTCGCGGCGCAGCTTCGCGACCGCATCCGCGCGATGACGGTTACGGAGGAGGAACAGGCGGAAGCGGCGAAGGGAGGCTGCGAGCATGCGTGA
- a CDS encoding CtsR family transcriptional regulator — MKPLSDTIEAFIKALMEEDDTQVELKRNELAEHFQCAPSQINYVLATRFTPDHGYVIESRRGGGGYIRIVRIASSDKDDLLKSIYQRIGTSISHGDAMRILARLQSEEIVTEEEAHLMAAALTPQAVPLPLSMKDALCAGTLRSMILELAKRKKEA, encoded by the coding sequence ATGAAACCGCTTAGTGATACGATAGAGGCCTTCATCAAGGCTTTGATGGAAGAGGATGACACACAGGTAGAGCTCAAACGCAACGAGCTCGCCGAGCATTTTCAATGCGCGCCGTCTCAAATCAACTACGTGCTGGCGACCCGATTTACGCCCGACCACGGTTACGTGATCGAATCCCGCCGGGGCGGGGGCGGCTACATCCGCATCGTGCGGATCGCGAGCAGCGACAAGGACGACCTGCTCAAGTCCATTTACCAGCGGATCGGCACATCGATTTCCCATGGGGACGCCATGCGGATTTTAGCGAGGCTGCAAAGCGAGGAGATCGTCACGGAGGAGGAAGCGCACCTGATGGCGGCGGCGCTGACGCCGCAGGCCGTGCCGCTGCCGCTGAGCATGAAGGACGCGCTGTGCGCGGGAACGCTGCGCAGCATGATCTTGGAACTTGCCAAACGTAAGAAGGAGGCTTAA
- a CDS encoding nucleotide sugar dehydrogenase, whose product MTLYERIVRGEEKISLIGLGYVGMPIAVAFSKKAKVIGFDLNEKKIEMYRQGVDPTHEVGDAAVAASTVEFTSDETRLRDAKFHIVAVPTPVNADKSPDLSPVVNASALVGRNLTPGSIVVYESTVYPGVTEDVCVPILERESGLRCGEDFKVGYSPERINPGDKVHRLENIRKIVSGMDKEALCEIASVYELVIEAGVHRASTIKVAEAAKVVENSQRDINIAFMNELAMVFDRMDIDTKEVIDAMNTKWNALGFTPGLVGGHCIGVDPYYFVYEAEKLGYHSQIILSGRKINDGMGAFVADAVIKQLVLAGKAVRYAKVAILGLTFKEDCPDTRNSKVADIIGRLREYGIDPVVTDPCAAPEDAAREYGVTLRPLSQVQDADCVVIAVAHKAFRALTLEQIDRLFRTMPADEKVIVDVKSILDKQEVLRAGYRYWRL is encoded by the coding sequence ATGACGCTGTATGAACGGATTGTGCGCGGGGAAGAGAAGATCTCGCTGATCGGCTTGGGCTACGTGGGCATGCCCATCGCGGTCGCGTTTTCAAAAAAGGCCAAGGTCATTGGATTTGATCTCAACGAAAAAAAGATCGAAATGTACAGGCAGGGCGTGGACCCCACGCATGAGGTAGGGGATGCGGCGGTAGCTGCGTCTACGGTCGAGTTCACGAGCGACGAAACGCGCCTGCGCGACGCGAAGTTTCATATCGTGGCCGTGCCGACGCCCGTCAACGCGGATAAGTCGCCCGATTTGTCGCCTGTAGTGAACGCGAGCGCGCTCGTCGGGCGCAACCTGACTCCTGGATCGATCGTCGTGTACGAATCGACGGTTTACCCGGGCGTGACGGAAGACGTGTGCGTGCCGATACTCGAGCGCGAATCCGGTCTACGCTGCGGCGAGGACTTCAAGGTCGGCTATTCGCCCGAGCGCATCAACCCGGGCGACAAGGTGCACCGGCTCGAAAATATCCGAAAGATCGTCTCCGGCATGGACAAAGAGGCACTTTGCGAGATCGCAAGCGTGTATGAGCTGGTGATCGAGGCGGGCGTGCATCGCGCCTCCACCATAAAGGTCGCGGAGGCGGCGAAGGTCGTGGAGAACAGCCAGCGCGACATCAACATTGCCTTCATGAACGAGCTGGCAATGGTGTTTGACCGCATGGACATCGACACCAAAGAGGTCATCGATGCGATGAACACCAAGTGGAACGCACTTGGCTTTACGCCCGGCCTCGTGGGCGGCCATTGCATCGGCGTGGACCCGTATTACTTTGTTTACGAAGCGGAGAAGCTGGGCTATCACTCGCAGATCATCCTGTCCGGGCGCAAGATCAACGACGGCATGGGCGCGTTCGTGGCCGATGCGGTCATCAAGCAGCTCGTGCTCGCGGGCAAGGCGGTGCGTTATGCAAAGGTGGCTATCCTGGGCCTTACGTTCAAGGAGGATTGCCCGGACACGCGCAATTCCAAGGTGGCAGACATCATCGGCCGCCTAAGGGAATACGGAATCGATCCCGTGGTGACCGATCCCTGCGCGGCCCCGGAGGACGCGGCGCGCGAATATGGCGTGACGCTGCGGCCGCTTTCGCAGGTGCAGGATGCCGACTGCGTGGTGATCGCGGTGGCGCATAAGGCGTTTCGAGCGCTGACGCTTGAGCAGATCGACCGCCTGTTCCGGACGATGCCCGCGGACGAAAAGGTGATCGTAGACGTGAAGAGCATTCTGGACAAGCAGGAAGTGCTTCGCGCCGGATACCGTTACTGGCGGCTGTAA
- the atpC gene encoding ATP synthase F1 subunit epsilon, giving the protein MSSFHLQIATPDGLIFDGQAERLLCRTIVGDVCILARHADYVTALGMGEARVTIDGNVRRAACMGGMLTVVKGEVRLVPTTFEWAEDIDAERAQRAKERAELMLKEKQTDKRDLMLAEARLKRALVRMQVKG; this is encoded by the coding sequence ATGAGCAGCTTCCACTTGCAGATCGCGACGCCCGACGGCTTGATCTTTGACGGACAGGCAGAGCGGCTGCTGTGCAGGACGATCGTCGGCGACGTATGCATTCTGGCGCGACATGCCGACTACGTGACCGCGCTGGGCATGGGCGAGGCGCGCGTCACGATAGACGGAAATGTCCGGCGGGCGGCATGCATGGGCGGCATGCTTACCGTCGTCAAGGGCGAGGTGCGCCTTGTGCCCACGACGTTTGAATGGGCGGAGGACATCGACGCGGAGCGCGCCCAGCGCGCCAAGGAGCGCGCCGAGCTGATGCTCAAGGAAAAGCAGACGGACAAGCGCGATTTGATGCTGGCGGAGGCAAGACTCAAGCGCGCGCTCGTGCGCATGCAGGTCAAAGGATGA
- the atpD gene encoding F0F1 ATP synthase subunit beta codes for MSKGNVGSVVQIIGPVLDVKFADGQLPDLLNALEIEHDGKRLVVEVAQHIGDDVARCIAMSSTDGLVRGLKAVDTGSSITVPVGDQCLGRIFNLLGEPVDNQPAPEGVERWPIHRDPPAYDEQETTTEILETGIKVVDLIAPYAKGGKIGLFGGAGVGKTVLIMELINNVAKQHGGLSVFTGVGERTREGNDLYYEMKESGVLSKTALVYGQMNEPPGARMRVALSGLTMAEYFRDRENQDVLLFIDNIFRFTQAGSEVSALLGRMPSAVGYQPTLATEMGALQERITSTKKGSITSVQAVYVPADDLTDPAPATTFAHLDATTVLSRAISSLGIYPAVDPLESSSRILTPDVVGQEHYEVARDVQKILQRYKELQDIIAIMGMDELSEEDKLIVARARKIQRFLSQPFSVAEQFTGMEGKYVPLKETIRGFKEIIEGKHDDLPESAFLFVGTIEEAVEKARKGEGA; via the coding sequence ATGAGCAAAGGGAATGTAGGGTCCGTCGTGCAGATCATCGGACCGGTGCTGGACGTCAAGTTTGCGGACGGCCAGCTCCCGGACCTGCTCAATGCTCTGGAGATTGAGCATGACGGAAAGCGTCTGGTCGTCGAGGTTGCGCAGCACATCGGCGACGACGTGGCCCGCTGCATCGCCATGTCGAGCACGGACGGCCTCGTTCGCGGCCTCAAGGCCGTAGACACGGGCAGTTCGATCACCGTGCCGGTGGGCGACCAGTGCCTGGGACGCATCTTCAACCTGCTCGGCGAGCCGGTGGACAATCAGCCCGCGCCCGAGGGCGTGGAGCGCTGGCCGATCCACCGTGACCCGCCCGCCTATGACGAGCAGGAAACCACCACGGAAATTCTGGAAACGGGCATCAAGGTCGTCGACCTGATCGCCCCGTACGCCAAGGGCGGCAAGATCGGCCTCTTCGGCGGCGCGGGCGTCGGCAAGACGGTTCTGATTATGGAGCTCATCAACAACGTCGCCAAGCAGCACGGCGGCCTATCCGTCTTTACGGGCGTGGGCGAGCGCACGCGCGAAGGCAACGACCTCTACTACGAGATGAAGGAGAGCGGCGTGCTTTCCAAGACGGCGCTCGTATACGGCCAGATGAACGAGCCGCCGGGAGCGCGCATGCGCGTGGCACTTTCGGGCCTTACGATGGCGGAATACTTCCGCGACCGCGAGAACCAGGACGTGCTGCTGTTCATCGATAACATCTTCCGCTTTACGCAGGCCGGCTCCGAGGTTTCAGCGCTGCTGGGCCGTATGCCCAGCGCCGTCGGATATCAGCCGACGCTGGCGACGGAGATGGGCGCCTTGCAGGAGCGCATTACCTCTACCAAGAAAGGATCGATCACGTCCGTGCAGGCGGTTTATGTGCCTGCGGACGACCTGACCGACCCGGCTCCCGCCACGACGTTCGCGCACCTGGACGCGACGACGGTTTTGTCGCGCGCCATCTCCTCGCTGGGTATTTATCCGGCTGTCGATCCGCTGGAATCCTCCAGCCGAATCCTGACGCCGGACGTGGTCGGCCAGGAGCATTACGAGGTCGCGCGCGACGTGCAGAAGATCCTGCAGCGCTACAAGGAGCTACAGGACATCATCGCCATCATGGGCATGGACGAGCTGTCGGAGGAGGACAAGCTGATCGTCGCGCGAGCGCGTAAGATTCAGCGCTTCCTGTCTCAGCCGTTCAGCGTCGCGGAGCAGTTCACCGGCATGGAGGGCAAGTACGTTCCGCTCAAGGAAACCATCCGCGGCTTTAAGGAAATCATCGAGGGCAAGCACGACGACCTGCCCGAGAGCGCATTCCTGTTTGTCGGCACGATCGAAGAGGCGGTCGAAAAGGCAAGGAAGGGTGAAGGCGCATGA
- the atpG gene encoding ATP synthase F1 subunit gamma yields the protein MAGASMKDIKLRIKSVESTMQITKAMELVASSKLRRARERMEKSRPYFEILYDNLVQIARLNTELTSPYVAESKNRKTCYVVIAGDRGLAGGYNANIFKEVMGAIDGSEACVLPIGKKAVEFFDRRGIESLTHAYAVAEDVSVGDCFAMAQMLTEGFKHGEYDRICVAFTRFVSMLTQTPHILPLLPLAKQEPMEEGPQKARMLITYEPDSGEIFDAIMPNYVAGVIYSALCESVASEMGARRTAMDAASKNAGDMIEDLSLRYNRARQGAITQEITEIVAGAEQ from the coding sequence ATGGCCGGAGCCTCCATGAAGGATATCAAGCTGCGCATTAAGAGCGTGGAAAGCACCATGCAGATCACCAAGGCGATGGAATTGGTGGCCTCTTCCAAGTTGCGGCGTGCGCGCGAGCGGATGGAAAAAAGCCGTCCGTATTTCGAGATCCTGTATGACAACCTGGTGCAGATCGCGAGGCTCAACACCGAGCTTACGTCGCCTTACGTAGCGGAATCAAAGAACCGAAAGACCTGCTACGTGGTCATCGCGGGCGACCGCGGGCTGGCGGGCGGCTACAACGCCAACATCTTCAAAGAGGTGATGGGCGCGATAGACGGAAGCGAGGCTTGCGTGCTGCCGATCGGCAAGAAGGCGGTTGAGTTTTTTGACAGGCGGGGCATAGAGAGCCTGACGCACGCCTACGCGGTGGCGGAAGACGTGAGCGTGGGCGATTGCTTTGCGATGGCGCAGATGCTCACCGAGGGATTCAAGCACGGTGAATACGACCGCATTTGCGTCGCCTTTACGCGGTTTGTGTCCATGCTGACGCAGACGCCGCACATTCTGCCGCTGCTGCCGCTTGCCAAGCAGGAGCCTATGGAAGAAGGGCCGCAAAAGGCGCGCATGCTCATCACATACGAGCCGGACAGCGGAGAAATTTTTGACGCCATCATGCCCAACTACGTGGCGGGTGTGATCTATAGCGCGCTTTGCGAGTCGGTTGCCAGTGAAATGGGCGCCCGGCGCACCGCGATGGACGCGGCGAGCAAGAACGCGGGCGACATGATCGAGGATTTGAGCCTGCGCTATAACCGCGCGCGTCAGGGCGCGATCACGCAGGAGATCACCGAGATCGTCGCGGGCGCAGAACAGTAA